The proteins below are encoded in one region of Pristis pectinata isolate sPriPec2 chromosome 37, sPriPec2.1.pri, whole genome shotgun sequence:
- the LOC127586638 gene encoding transmembrane protein 217-like, translating to MINIRTFWTGIKRLLGGTICGLSAKEGTIVAGMFTLITSTLHIIFESGNLRFYNTVVNLTSSEAVNSAFFKTLDLYCYMSIGLISAGIIAVFVLFLSVWKELFWGVGGYIIWIFLYEIAHISLLVLSLPNSAYFPKSMYALECTGLVLRILMQTYWLFFLTRHMMELYRFNRRAEDPSKSKKKVPPKLKFGTVVEMGV from the coding sequence ATGATAAACATTCGCACCTTTTGGACCGGAATCAAAAGACTGTTGGGTGGTACGATTTGTGGACTGAGTGCTAAAGAGGGAACAATTGTGGCCGGAATGTTCACGCTGATTACATCAACCTTGCACATCATCTTTGAATCCGGCAATTTACGCTTTTACAACACGGTGGTGAACCTCACAAGTTCAGAGGCTGTAAACAGTGCATTTTTTAAGACTCTTGATTTGTACTGTTACATGTCAATAGGCCTCATTAGTGCAGGCATCATTGCAGTTTTTGTCCTGTTCTTGTCTGTCTGGAAGGAGCTTTTCTGGGGAGTAGGAGGCTACATCATATGGATCTTCTTGTACGAGATTGCACATATTTCCCTCCTTGTTCTCTCTTTGCCTAACAGCGCATATTTTCCAAAAAGCATGTATGCCCTGGAATGTACTGGGCTGGTCTTGCGTATATTAATGCAGACCTACTGGCTTTTTTTCTTGACCAGGCACATGATGGAGCTGTACAGATTCAACAGAAGGGCCGAGGACCCATCAAAAAGTAAGAAGAAAGTCCCACCAAAACTCAAGTTTGGAACAGTTGTGGAGATGGGGGTGTGA